A single Paenibacillus sp. FSL R5-0517 DNA region contains:
- the spoIIIAE gene encoding stage III sporulation protein AE, whose protein sequence is MKLMHHKPQWRLTVVLMLCFLFGVLGQVTASAPSGEWMEQQADQLPKDQVEKYWDQLMQQYGGFFPDGKTPSFMDMLIPGNEGFSLKSVFVAIGTFMLHEILYNGKLLVTIVMLSVLSMILETLQTAFEKNNISKIAYSICYMVIIIIAINSFSVAIGYAKDAITGMINFMMAMVPLLFTLLASMGNVITVSVTHPLIIFMIHLVSTLIHLLVFPLLFFSAVLHLVSSLSDKYKLTQLADLLRNISVALLGILLTMFLGVISVQGASGSVADGVSLKAAKYIAGNFVPVVGRTFADATDTVITASLLVKNAIGLTGVIIILFLCAFPALKILALALIYNVTGAIMQPLGDTPIVGCLQAIGKSMIYVFAALAAVGLMFFLAITILLTAGNLTVMMR, encoded by the coding sequence ATGAAATTAATGCATCATAAGCCGCAGTGGCGCCTTACGGTTGTGCTGATGCTCTGTTTTCTGTTCGGAGTCCTGGGACAGGTGACTGCAAGTGCACCTTCCGGTGAGTGGATGGAGCAACAGGCGGATCAGCTTCCCAAGGATCAGGTGGAGAAATACTGGGACCAACTGATGCAACAATACGGTGGTTTCTTCCCGGATGGGAAGACCCCTTCCTTCATGGATATGTTAATCCCCGGCAATGAAGGGTTCAGCCTGAAATCGGTGTTTGTAGCCATAGGCACCTTCATGCTGCATGAAATTTTATATAATGGCAAGCTTCTGGTCACGATTGTGATGTTAAGCGTACTCAGCATGATTCTGGAGACCCTTCAGACCGCATTTGAGAAAAATAATATTAGCAAAATCGCCTATTCCATCTGTTATATGGTCATCATCATCATTGCAATCAACAGCTTCAGTGTGGCGATTGGATACGCCAAGGATGCCATTACCGGCATGATCAACTTCATGATGGCCATGGTTCCCTTGTTATTCACACTGCTCGCGTCCATGGGGAATGTCATCACCGTCTCCGTGACCCATCCACTCATCATTTTCATGATTCATCTGGTGAGTACATTGATTCACTTGCTGGTATTCCCGTTACTCTTCTTCTCAGCTGTTCTGCATCTCGTCAGTTCATTGTCTGACAAGTACAAGCTGACACAGCTGGCAGACCTCCTGCGCAATATTAGTGTGGCATTGCTGGGTATCCTGTTGACCATGTTTTTGGGCGTAATCTCGGTTCAGGGGGCATCGGGTTCCGTAGCGGATGGAGTCAGCCTGAAGGCCGCCAAGTACATCGCAGGTAACTTTGTCCCTGTTGTGGGCAGAACATTTGCGGATGCGACGGATACGGTCATTACAGCTTCTCTACTGGTGAAAAATGCAATTGGACTCACCGGGGTGATCATCATTTTGTTTCTATGTGCCTTTCCGGCACTCAAGATCCTGGCTCTTGCCTTGATATACAACGTAACGGGAGCCATCATGCAACCGCTAGGAGACACCCCGATTGTAGGATGCCTGCAGGCCATTGGTAAGAGCATGATTTATGTATTTGCGGCGCTCGCAGCCGTCGGACTGATGTTTTTCCTGGCAATTACCATCCTGCTGACCGCGGGCAATCTGACTGTCATGATGCGCTGA
- the spoIIIAB gene encoding stage III sporulation protein SpoIIIAB → MVNMLGAVIILLASTLAGFYKARQYALRPRQLRELIAALQRLMTEINYGLTPLPDAMGKMGAQTKEPVKTLFLHAATQMEPPHGLTARESLQSGVDVAWGRSAMKADEREVMMQLSFSLGTSDRQDQTKHISLAIQQLMHEESRAQADQMKYERMSRSLGMLVGALIVILIF, encoded by the coding sequence TTGGTTAACATGCTTGGTGCGGTAATCATTCTATTAGCCAGCACCCTCGCCGGTTTTTACAAGGCCAGACAGTATGCATTAAGACCGAGACAGTTGCGCGAACTCATTGCGGCCCTCCAGCGACTAATGACGGAGATTAACTATGGGCTCACTCCACTTCCCGATGCCATGGGCAAGATGGGAGCCCAGACCAAAGAACCTGTTAAGACGCTGTTCCTTCATGCAGCCACACAGATGGAACCTCCCCATGGACTCACCGCCCGCGAAAGTCTGCAGTCAGGCGTGGATGTGGCATGGGGAAGATCAGCCATGAAGGCTGACGAGCGTGAGGTCATGATGCAATTAAGCTTCAGCCTTGGCACAAGTGACCGTCAGGATCAGACCAAACATATATCGTTAGCCATTCAACAACTAATGCATGAGGAATCCCGTGCTCAGGCGGATCAAATGAAATATGAACGAATGAGCCGAAGCCTCGGGATGCTTGTCGGAGCGTTAATCGTCATTCTGATCTTCTGA
- the spoIIIAA gene encoding stage III sporulation protein AA — MKVNWKELFPEPIRTILGRMPPALLEQVEEVRIREGRPLEINADNTYHFLTPQGCPTGNPDEAYVPQKEVTHRLLDLISNHSLYTLEEELRKGFITIPGGHRIGLAGRTVLSDGRVEYLRDINGFNVRIAREVHGVADRILPYLLDMKSGQVLHTLILSPPQQGKTTLLRDLARQISSGTKLTGGNELVQGIRPRLKVGIVDERSEIAGSYKGVPGFDVGPRTDVMDGCPKAEGMMMMLRSMSPDVLIVDEIGRPEDAEAVMEALHAGVSVIATAHGRDLSELSARPALRTLITEQMFQRYVQLQRTSRGMTFRLADGKMRGLQQSGAGGEGFG, encoded by the coding sequence ATGAAGGTGAACTGGAAGGAACTTTTTCCGGAACCGATTCGAACCATTCTCGGAAGGATGCCACCCGCTCTATTGGAACAAGTGGAGGAAGTACGTATTCGTGAAGGCAGACCCCTGGAGATTAATGCAGACAACACATACCACTTCCTGACACCTCAAGGTTGTCCGACCGGGAATCCTGATGAAGCGTATGTCCCTCAGAAAGAAGTGACCCACAGGTTGCTGGATCTGATCAGTAATCATTCACTTTATACATTGGAAGAGGAGCTGCGCAAAGGGTTCATCACCATACCTGGCGGACATCGAATCGGACTTGCTGGCCGGACGGTACTAAGTGATGGGCGTGTTGAATACTTGCGCGACATCAACGGGTTTAACGTTCGGATAGCCCGTGAGGTACATGGAGTGGCTGATCGTATCCTTCCTTACCTTCTCGACATGAAGAGCGGACAGGTCCTGCACACGTTAATCCTGTCACCACCACAACAAGGAAAAACGACGTTGCTGCGAGATCTGGCGAGACAAATTAGCAGTGGTACAAAGCTTACAGGGGGCAATGAACTGGTTCAAGGCATTCGTCCACGTCTGAAAGTAGGCATTGTGGATGAAAGGTCCGAAATCGCTGGTAGCTACAAAGGAGTACCTGGCTTCGACGTAGGTCCCCGAACTGATGTGATGGACGGTTGTCCGAAGGCTGAGGGCATGATGATGATGCTTCGATCCATGTCGCCCGATGTCCTGATTGTGGACGAGATCGGTCGCCCGGAGGATGCTGAGGCGGTGATGGAAGCCCTGCATGCAGGAGTCTCTGTGATCGCGACTGCTCATGGCCGTGACCTGTCGGAGCTGTCGGCCAGACCCGCCCTCAGAACCTTAATTACAGAACAGATGTTTCAACGTTATGTCCAGCTGCAACGGACGAGCCGGGGCATGACCTTTCGGCTGGCTGATGGCAAAATGCGTGGGTTGCAGCAGAGCGGGGCAGGAGGTGAAGGATTTGGTTAA
- the accB gene encoding acetyl-CoA carboxylase biotin carboxyl carrier protein → MFKLSEIKELIKLVDESSVQELEIENEGSRLSIRKPGKTEYVQAAAVQPQMIAAPQVQPAAVVSEAAPQVDTTSHLHKIVSPMVGTFYRASSPEAGPFVSAGDKVVEKTTVCIIEAMKLMNELDADIKGEIVEVLVENGQLVEYGQPLFLVKPE, encoded by the coding sequence ATGTTTAAATTGAGTGAGATTAAAGAACTGATCAAACTGGTAGATGAAAGTTCCGTTCAAGAGTTGGAAATTGAAAATGAAGGATCACGGTTATCGATCCGCAAACCGGGCAAAACGGAGTATGTTCAAGCAGCTGCTGTGCAACCGCAAATGATTGCTGCTCCGCAAGTACAGCCGGCAGCAGTGGTAAGTGAAGCTGCACCGCAGGTCGATACTACAAGTCATTTACATAAAATTGTATCTCCGATGGTAGGTACTTTTTACAGAGCTTCCTCGCCGGAAGCGGGTCCTTTTGTGAGCGCAGGTGATAAAGTTGTTGAGAAAACAACGGTATGTATCATCGAAGCCATGAAGCTGATGAACGAGCTTGATGCGGACATCAAGGGAGAAATCGTTGAAGTGCTGGTTGAGAACGGACAGCTGGTCGAGTATGGGCAGCCCCTTTTCCTGGTGAAACCGGAATAA
- the spoIIIAF gene encoding stage III sporulation protein AF — MGWLSNWLQELIMIVLLATFVDMLLPNRSMERYVKLVLSLLILLTLLSPITKLLKSDPVGELKRAMSAMDAPSDGNATLEQILAQGKRLQAGEQEQSLQWTAKELANVMKGQIEETTGARVRSVEVQLAMSKYETEMEAASSVELPVIQRVLVEMAGEDAGSEVKATQQEVAVNTQPIFGTDTATDKDKSSQMQQPIQISQIEVPDVQIDVNKGQRDGNEASSEPVIRDQADETKQQGETSTRSEHAVQIITLLTEKWDVDANKVQVTEPKSAEVL, encoded by the coding sequence ATGGGGTGGCTGAGCAACTGGCTCCAGGAATTGATTATGATCGTTCTGCTGGCGACTTTCGTGGATATGCTATTGCCGAATCGATCCATGGAACGTTACGTCAAGCTTGTGCTGAGCCTTCTCATCCTGCTGACCCTTTTATCACCCATAACCAAGCTGCTCAAAAGTGATCCGGTTGGCGAACTGAAACGGGCAATGTCGGCAATGGATGCTCCATCGGATGGGAATGCAACACTTGAACAGATTTTGGCTCAGGGAAAACGACTGCAAGCGGGTGAACAGGAACAATCCCTGCAATGGACAGCAAAAGAACTGGCTAATGTCATGAAAGGCCAGATTGAAGAAACCACAGGAGCGAGGGTTCGATCCGTAGAGGTACAGCTAGCAATGAGTAAATATGAAACCGAGATGGAAGCTGCCTCATCCGTCGAACTGCCTGTGATCCAGCGTGTGTTGGTTGAGATGGCAGGAGAGGACGCAGGAAGTGAAGTGAAAGCTACACAGCAAGAAGTCGCTGTAAATACACAACCCATATTCGGTACAGACACAGCAACCGACAAGGATAAGTCATCTCAAATGCAGCAGCCCATCCAGATCAGTCAGATTGAAGTACCTGATGTACAGATTGATGTAAATAAAGGACAGCGTGATGGAAATGAAGCGTCTTCCGAGCCTGTTATACGTGATCAAGCAGATGAAACTAAGCAACAAGGTGAGACATCCACAAGGTCTGAACATGCAGTGCAGATTATTACCTTGTTGACTGAAAAGTGGGATGTTGATGCAAATAAAGTTCAAGTGACAGAACCGAAAAGTGCTGAAGTGCTCTGA
- the spoIIIAD gene encoding stage III sporulation protein AD translates to MEIIQVVGLALIATVLILVIKEQKPMFAFLIAAATGIVIFMLLIGKIGAVIEVLKRLAENSGMESIYLKTVLKIIGIAYIAEFGAQIVRDAGQESIASKIELAGKVLILVLAIPIISIIIETVMKLMPV, encoded by the coding sequence GTGGAAATTATACAAGTTGTAGGTTTGGCGCTCATCGCAACAGTACTCATTCTGGTCATTAAGGAACAGAAACCGATGTTTGCCTTTCTGATTGCAGCCGCGACCGGCATTGTCATCTTCATGTTGTTGATTGGCAAAATCGGTGCAGTCATCGAAGTGTTGAAGCGGCTTGCCGAGAACTCAGGCATGGAAAGTATCTATCTGAAAACGGTGCTGAAAATTATTGGCATAGCGTACATTGCTGAATTTGGAGCGCAGATTGTCAGGGATGCAGGTCAGGAGAGCATTGCGTCCAAGATTGAACTGGCCGGTAAGGTATTGATCCTTGTACTTGCTATACCGATCATCAGCATTATTATCGAAACCGTCATGAAGCTGATGCCGGTGTAG
- the spoIIIAC gene encoding stage III sporulation protein AC, with protein sequence MNLEVNAIFQIAGIGIIIAMIHTVLKQMGKEDMAHWVTVIGFVVVLFMVVRMLDSLLQEIKSIFLFQ encoded by the coding sequence ATGAATCTAGAAGTGAACGCAATCTTTCAAATTGCGGGTATCGGAATCATCATTGCCATGATTCACACGGTACTGAAACAAATGGGAAAGGAAGATATGGCTCACTGGGTGACCGTAATCGGATTTGTCGTTGTATTGTTCATGGTGGTCCGTATGTTGGACAGCCTGCTGCAAGAGATCAAATCGATATTTCTTTTTCAATGA
- the spoIIIAG gene encoding stage III sporulation protein AG, which produces MKQWFKKMETWMGGGEGGARRSQTFRWLIILGLIGVGIMLFNSFVNVKKIDSENIGREPPDPATSMASIQSDPSEQNPFQAIEIAFEDKIKGVLENIVGVGTVDVMVTVDSTEELVVQRNVKDSQQLTEETDASGGKRHMTQYTRDGEIITYEISGDQTPIVTKKLKPQIRGVLVVARGAENKVVKDLITDAVEKGLNVAAYRISVVPRKQD; this is translated from the coding sequence ATGAAACAATGGTTCAAAAAGATGGAAACCTGGATGGGTGGCGGAGAGGGTGGGGCAAGGCGGAGTCAAACCTTCCGTTGGCTGATTATCCTTGGTTTGATCGGCGTGGGAATCATGCTGTTCAATTCCTTTGTCAATGTCAAAAAAATTGATTCCGAAAATATCGGTCGGGAACCACCGGACCCGGCAACATCCATGGCATCCATACAGAGTGATCCGTCGGAACAGAATCCTTTTCAGGCGATCGAAATTGCATTTGAAGACAAAATCAAAGGTGTGTTGGAAAACATCGTTGGTGTGGGGACAGTTGATGTGATGGTTACCGTGGACTCCACAGAAGAACTGGTCGTTCAGCGGAACGTTAAGGATTCTCAGCAACTTACCGAAGAAACGGATGCCAGCGGGGGCAAACGACATATGACGCAATACACCCGTGATGGTGAGATTATTACGTACGAAATATCAGGGGATCAGACACCCATAGTGACCAAAAAGCTCAAACCGCAGATCCGTGGTGTGCTTGTGGTTGCGAGGGGTGCAGAGAACAAGGTTGTGAAGGACCTGATAACCGATGCTGTAGAAAAAGGACTGAATGTGGCAGCCTACCGGATCTCGGTTGTACCACGCAAACAAGACTAA
- a CDS encoding SpoIIIAH-like family protein: MNNKRQTVWLVSMLSLMVILSAYYLFTEDSGPINAPVADSQQVDGIKQGEAKETAGILDPTEGLVVNEVVSSGEVESDPSAAGAVEEPAATEGKEAGNTEKTPAAEPGENKGETGKETDKGAATTPETDGQAGGTATKTDEEVLKEMEEQNTAASASSQFQNYQWQREESNNRKYEELMTVAGDLSKTPEENAKATEQLRTLEEKEAKITGIEETLSQQFANAIVQEESDKYKVVVLSDKLDVKQAVSIVDLVMKELAVSQNKISVQYVTEQ; encoded by the coding sequence ATGAATAACAAACGTCAAACGGTATGGCTCGTTTCCATGCTGAGTCTGATGGTCATTTTGTCCGCGTATTATCTGTTCACTGAAGATTCCGGTCCAATCAACGCGCCGGTGGCTGACAGTCAGCAAGTCGATGGAATCAAGCAAGGGGAAGCGAAGGAGACGGCAGGCATTCTTGATCCTACAGAAGGATTGGTTGTGAATGAAGTAGTAAGTAGCGGCGAAGTTGAAAGTGATCCAAGTGCGGCTGGCGCTGTGGAAGAACCGGCGGCTACGGAAGGTAAAGAAGCTGGAAATACAGAGAAAACACCTGCTGCCGAACCGGGAGAGAATAAGGGTGAAACAGGCAAAGAGACCGACAAAGGGGCAGCAACCACACCGGAGACAGACGGTCAGGCTGGGGGCACTGCAACCAAGACTGATGAGGAAGTCCTCAAGGAAATGGAAGAGCAGAATACGGCAGCATCTGCGAGCAGCCAGTTCCAGAACTATCAATGGCAGCGTGAAGAGAGCAACAATCGCAAGTATGAGGAACTGATGACTGTGGCAGGCGACTTGAGTAAAACACCAGAAGAGAATGCAAAAGCAACGGAGCAGCTCCGTACCTTGGAAGAAAAAGAAGCCAAAATCACAGGCATTGAGGAGACCCTCTCCCAACAGTTCGCCAATGCGATTGTTCAAGAAGAATCCGACAAGTATAAAGTGGTGGTCCTCAGTGACAAACTGGATGTAAAACAGGCGGTATCCATTGTGGATCTGGTGATGAAAGAATTAGCCGTTTCACAGAACAAAATCAGTGTGCAATACGTCACAGAGCAGTAA
- the accC gene encoding acetyl-CoA carboxylase biotin carboxylase subunit: MKFQKILIANRGEIAVRIIRACREIGISTVAVYSEADKDSLHVRLADEAYCIGPTLSKDSYLNFTNLMSVATLTECDAIHPGYGFLAENADFAEICGSCNITFIGPSPEAITKMGDKAVAKQTMKDAGVPVIPGSDGLVESMEEAIMIARDIGYPIIIKATAGGGGKGIRIAEDEETLIKQITAAQQEAQKAFGNAGVYLEKFLTGMKHVEIQIIADKHGNAAHLGERDCSVQRRRQKLVEEAPCPILSEDVRTLMGEAAVRAALAVDYSGAGTLEFLLSPNGEFYFMEMNTRIQVEHPVTEMVTGVDLIREMISVAEGNPLSFRQEDVVINGWSIECRINAEDPDRNFMPSPGKIGFYLAPGGPGVRVDSAAYPGYTISPFYDSMIAKLIVWGANREEAIAKMKRALGEFAIEGISTTIPFHQKLLEHPTFIRGDFDIKFLEENEI, translated from the coding sequence ATGAAATTTCAAAAAATATTGATTGCGAACCGTGGAGAGATTGCGGTACGTATTATTCGTGCCTGCCGCGAAATCGGCATCTCAACGGTAGCCGTCTATTCGGAAGCGGACAAGGATTCTCTGCATGTTCGTCTTGCAGATGAGGCTTACTGTATCGGACCGACACTGTCCAAGGACAGTTATCTGAACTTCACCAACCTGATGAGTGTAGCTACCCTGACGGAATGTGATGCAATCCACCCTGGTTATGGTTTTTTGGCGGAGAATGCTGACTTTGCAGAAATCTGTGGTTCCTGCAACATTACATTCATCGGCCCTTCACCCGAAGCCATTACCAAAATGGGGGACAAGGCTGTTGCCAAACAGACGATGAAAGATGCAGGAGTACCTGTTATTCCTGGATCAGACGGTCTCGTCGAAAGTATGGAAGAAGCCATCATGATTGCTAGAGATATCGGATATCCTATCATTATCAAAGCTACTGCCGGTGGCGGAGGTAAGGGGATTCGTATTGCCGAAGATGAAGAGACGCTGATTAAGCAGATTACGGCTGCTCAGCAGGAAGCACAAAAGGCATTTGGTAATGCAGGTGTGTATCTGGAGAAATTCCTGACAGGCATGAAACACGTGGAAATTCAGATTATTGCTGATAAACACGGAAATGCAGCACATTTGGGAGAGCGTGATTGCTCGGTTCAGCGTCGCCGCCAGAAATTGGTAGAAGAAGCTCCATGTCCGATTCTCTCCGAAGATGTGCGTACACTTATGGGCGAAGCTGCGGTACGGGCTGCCCTTGCTGTGGATTACTCTGGAGCAGGTACATTGGAGTTTCTGCTCAGCCCGAATGGCGAGTTCTATTTCATGGAGATGAATACGCGTATTCAGGTAGAGCACCCGGTAACTGAGATGGTTACTGGCGTGGATCTGATCCGTGAGATGATCTCTGTAGCGGAAGGCAACCCACTTTCATTCCGTCAGGAAGACGTGGTTATCAATGGCTGGTCCATCGAATGTCGTATCAATGCAGAAGATCCGGACCGTAACTTTATGCCATCACCAGGCAAAATCGGATTCTACCTTGCACCAGGAGGACCTGGCGTTCGTGTAGATAGTGCTGCGTATCCTGGTTATACCATTTCACCTTTCTACGACTCCATGATCGCAAAATTGATTGTGTGGGGAGCGAATCGTGAAGAGGCGATTGCCAAGATGAAGCGTGCACTTGGGGAATTTGCGATTGAGGGCATATCTACAACCATTCCTTTCCATCAGAAATTGCTGGAGCACCCAACGTTCATTCGTGGTGACTTTGATATCAAATTTCTTGAGGAAAACGAGATTTAA